One region of Dysidea avara chromosome 1, odDysAvar1.4, whole genome shotgun sequence genomic DNA includes:
- the LOC136267880 gene encoding prominin-1-A-like isoform X2: MRTLWLYIFIICRLSRAIAQNSSSSSSSCNISLAGHVSVPELCLSAQEAATRLLSRVLNFTLAENGSLIFEPLPHARQVNVEVEDESNGLKAWANLANSFVDSVRSGSLPYDVIISVINSSLDSPIECTSGQQHNSHDDFEFRDVLDDFGEWWTPIILVTVLGPVFALLFIITGCCLCCCRFCSKCGRVLKQKHKYSHDKRCIILFAMLSSCVCLLFIGVVFAFVSNESVNKSIQNFEKNVNVALNNSLNFVDDIQMQANATVDRYDEINTFIQCQVDNSHITIGRVVLDVFEEAVNPLINSSLELAVDLNNSISSLRLQTELDGLTAMFQTLDANCRNASLGSNCNAIPTQSYSVVDYTLVDDVTAVLNELELIGDIAEPVLEANATFYGIPCDIRNQIQDQAREILNRADEFQETIKGIADDTELELSKVLDEKGFIGDIRSRSHDIQSSLDQYDTPRYAISILFCTLTLIVIVVLTLGLLLGAIGFRRNAKPFERTRISNCGGVTLIYFGVPLIFVFAVILLFLASITFFLGANMLKVCYSIAEDPPNNDIPSYELYSQIVDNSELWGGYLLGWFILDNCSVPLTMADMLNGCKANHPIYQVAQLRHRPNLSLEEVTNITNEIPDLDQLFADLEESIEFSLDQILTQETRDSLNSFANAGLQSIDYATYINKVTSQTSTLAIDSTTETLQRVQNGFIEFSQPALANNTWDIINEITRINQTTIVEIYNSTELLERQITMLNESAMLLNRTVQGILDDANATFAQLSGPTGSQLVVNQTRIVLEHFIAYATDFANWAINNLENEIGRCRPLYATYINLYYEVCEDAVDGINGFWLAIGWCVLFFIPTLVFTACLSCYFRSAEKPDAVFEDCICLENTRIPPALRPPHWDPQPVGTNGRPNICHVVTLASNSEEYNNALKTFHITLPPSLCEIIAVKRIQNPQLYRKYLTMKADMKENCPEDCQLERELFHGTTKNACNDINHQGFNKIFAGKNATRFGKGVYFAVKAQYSSKKTYSPEDENGYKYIYSCLVLTGEYTKGDDSMTVPPPKNPTKNPHILFDSLVDNMSNPEIFVAAKDEQAYPNYLIVFKMKN; encoded by the exons ATGAGGACGTTGTGGTTGTATATATTCATTATATGTAGGCTAAGCAGAGCAATAGCTCagaatagtagtagtagtagtagtagttgtaatATTTCGCTTGCTGGTCATGTCTCAGTACCAGAGCTATGCTTGTCAGCACAAGAAGCAGCTACACGATTGCTGTCTCGAGTACTCAACTTCACGTTGGCTGAGAATGGCTCACTCATATTTGAACCATTGCCACATGCCCGCCAAGTTAACGTGGAAGTGGAGGATGAATCGAATGGTTTGAAGGCATGGGCCAACCTAGCAAACTCATTCGTGGACAGCGTTCGCAGTGGGAGTTTACCTTATG ACGTCATTATATCAGTCATCAATTCTTCTTTGGATAGTCCTATTGAGTGTACATCAGGCCAACAACACAATAGCCATGACGACTTTGAGTTTAGAGATGTATTGGATGAT TTTGGAGAATGGTGGACACCCATAATCCTTGTGACTGTTCTCGGACCAGTTTTTGCTCTTCTGTTCATCATCACTGGTTGCTGTCTCTGCTGTTGTCGGTTTTGCAGCAAATGTGGTAGAGTCTTGAAACAAAAGCACAAATATAGTCATGACAAAAGGTGCATTATCCTCTTTGCAATGCTATCCAGCTGTGTTTGCCTATTATT CATTGGTGTTGTATTTGCTTTTGTTTCCAATGAGAGTGTGAATAAGAGCATccagaattttgaaaagaatGTCAACGTGGCTCTTAACAATTCTCTCAATTTTGTTGATGACATACAGATG CAAGCAAATGCAACTGTGGATAGATATGACGAAATAAACACGTTCATACAATGTCAAGTTGATA ATTCACACATTACTATTGGTAGAGTTGTTTTGGATGTATTTGAAGAAGCAGTGAATCCTTTGATAAACAGCAGTCTTGAGTTGGCTGTTG ATCTCAACAATTCCATTAGTTCACTACG GCTGCAAACAGAGTTAGATGGTCTAACGGCAATGTTTCAGACATTGGATGCCAACTGTCGTAATGCTAGTCTTGGTAGCAACTGCAATGCCATACCCACCCAATCCTACAGTGTAGTAGACTACACACTG GTTGATGATGTGACAGCAGTTTTGAATGAGCTAGAGCTAATCGGTGATATTGCAGAACCAGTCCTTGAA GCTAATGCTACCTTCTATGGTATTCCATGTGACATCAGGAATCAAATACAAGACCAAGCAAGAG AAATATTGAATCGAGCAGATGAGTTTCAAGAAACTATTAAGGGAATTGCAGATGATACAGAATTGGAGCTGAGTAAA GTTCTTGATGAAAAAGGATTCATCGGAGATATTAGAAGCCGATCTCATGATATCCAAAGCAGTCTTGACCAGTATGATACTCCACG ATATGCCATCAGTATTTTATTCTGCACGCTAACACTGATTGTGATAGTAGTTTTGACTTTGGGACTATTGTTGGGGGCCATCGGATTCAGAAGAAATGCTAAACCTTTTGAAAGAACACGGATTTCTAACTGCGGTGGTGTAACTTTGATATATTT TGGAGTACCTCTTATCTTTGTGTTTGCTGTTATTCTATTATTTCTGGCATCAATCACATTCTTTTTGGGAGCTAACATGCTCAAAGTTTGTTACTCCATTGCAGAAGATCCTCCAAATAATGATATTCCCAGCTATGAACTGTACTCACAG ATTGTGGATAACAGTGAACTATGGGGTGGATACTTACTGGGCTGGTTCATATTGGATAATTGTAGTGTACCATTGACTATGGCTGATATGTTAAA TGGGTGTAAAGCTAACCACCCTATCTATCAAGTAGCTCAACTCAGACATAGACCAAATCTTAgtttagaagaagtcaccaatATAACTAAT GAAATTCCTGACTTAGACCAGTTGTTTGCTGATCTGGAAGAGTCTATTGAATTCAGTCTTGATCAGATCCTCACTCAGGAGACACGTGACAGTCTCAACTCCTTTGCTAATGCAGGACTACAATCCATTGACTATGCTACATACATCAATAAAGTCACATCCCAAACAAGCACATTAGCTATTGACAGTACCACTGAGACACTACAAAGAGTACAGAATGGATTTATTGAATTTTCACAG CCAGCCTTAGCTAACAACACTTGGGATATTATCAATGAGATCACTAGAATCAACCAAACCACCATTGTTGAGATTTACAACAGCACT GAACTACTTGAAAGACAGATAACAATGCTAAATGAAAGTGCTATGCTATTAAAT AGAACAGTTCAGGGGATACTTGATGATGCAAATGCAACATTTGCTCAGCTTAGTGGACCGACTGGTTCTCAACTCGTGGTAAAT CAAACTAGGATAGTTTTAGAGCATTTCATTGCATATGCGACTGATTTTGCTAACtgggctataaataat TTGGAGAATGAGATTGGAAGGTGTAGACCACTTTATGCCACATACATTAATCTTTATTATGAAGTGTGTGAAGACGCTGTGGATGGAATA AATGGGTTTTGGTTAGCTATCGGATGGTGTGTTTTATTCTTCATTCCAACATTAGTATTCACTGCCTGTCTGTCATGCTACTTTAGAAGTGCTGAGAAACCAGATGCAGTCTTTGA AGACTGCATTTGTCTGGAAAATACTAGAATACCACCAG CATTGAGGCCACCTCATTGGGATCCACAGCCAGTTGGAACAAATGGCAGACCAAACATTTGTCATGTGGTTACACTTGCTAGCAATTCGGAGGAATACAATAATGCTTTGAAGACATTTCACATCACTCTTCCACCATCACTGTGTGAAATCATTGCAGTCAAGCGCATCCAAAACCCACAGTTGTATCGGAAGTACCTTACAATGAAGGCTGATATGAAAGAAAATTGTCCTGAAGATTGTCAACTAGAGAGGGAGCTGTTTCATGGCACCACAAAAAATGCATGCAATGATATCAACCACCAAGGATTCAACAAAATATTTGCTGGGAAAAATG CTACCCGCTTTGGGAAAGGAGTGTACTTCGCAGTTAAGGCTCAGTATTCTTCAAAAAAGACGTATTCCCCAGAAGATGAAAATGGCTACAAATATATTTACAGTTGTCTTGTACTAACGGGTGAGTACACAAAAGGAGACGATTCAATGACAGTACCGCCACCAAAAAATCCTACAAAAAACCCTCACATTTTGTTTGATTCCTTGGTAGACAACATGAGTAATCCTGAAATTTTTGTTGCTGCAAAAGATGAACAAGCATACCCCAATTATCTTATTGTATTCAAGATGAAAAACTGA
- the LOC136267880 gene encoding prominin-1-A-like isoform X1: MRTLWLYIFIICRLSRAIAQNSSSSSSSCNISLAGHVSVPELCLSAQEAATRLLSRVLNFTLAENGSLIFEPLPHARQVNVEVEDESNGLKAWANLANSFVDSVRSGSLPYDVIISVINSSLDSPIECTSGQQHNSHDDFEFRDVLDDFGEWWTPIILVTVLGPVFALLFIITGCCLCCCRFCSKCGRVLKQKHKYSHDKRCIILFAMLSSCVCLLFIGVVFAFVSNESVNKSIQNFEKNVNVALNNSLNFVDDIQMQANATVDRYDEINTFIQCQVDNSHITIGRVVLDVFEEAVNPLINSSLELAVDLNNSISSLRLVNVTVVKLQNLTQRLQTELDGLTAMFQTLDANCRNASLGSNCNAIPTQSYSVVDYTLVDDVTAVLNELELIGDIAEPVLEANATFYGIPCDIRNQIQDQAREILNRADEFQETIKGIADDTELELSKVLDEKGFIGDIRSRSHDIQSSLDQYDTPRYAISILFCTLTLIVIVVLTLGLLLGAIGFRRNAKPFERTRISNCGGVTLIYFGVPLIFVFAVILLFLASITFFLGANMLKVCYSIAEDPPNNDIPSYELYSQIVDNSELWGGYLLGWFILDNCSVPLTMADMLNGCKANHPIYQVAQLRHRPNLSLEEVTNITNEIPDLDQLFADLEESIEFSLDQILTQETRDSLNSFANAGLQSIDYATYINKVTSQTSTLAIDSTTETLQRVQNGFIEFSQPALANNTWDIINEITRINQTTIVEIYNSTELLERQITMLNESAMLLNRTVQGILDDANATFAQLSGPTGSQLVVNQTRIVLEHFIAYATDFANWAINNLENEIGRCRPLYATYINLYYEVCEDAVDGINGFWLAIGWCVLFFIPTLVFTACLSCYFRSAEKPDAVFEDCICLENTRIPPALRPPHWDPQPVGTNGRPNICHVVTLASNSEEYNNALKTFHITLPPSLCEIIAVKRIQNPQLYRKYLTMKADMKENCPEDCQLERELFHGTTKNACNDINHQGFNKIFAGKNATRFGKGVYFAVKAQYSSKKTYSPEDENGYKYIYSCLVLTGEYTKGDDSMTVPPPKNPTKNPHILFDSLVDNMSNPEIFVAAKDEQAYPNYLIVFKMKN; the protein is encoded by the exons ATGAGGACGTTGTGGTTGTATATATTCATTATATGTAGGCTAAGCAGAGCAATAGCTCagaatagtagtagtagtagtagtagttgtaatATTTCGCTTGCTGGTCATGTCTCAGTACCAGAGCTATGCTTGTCAGCACAAGAAGCAGCTACACGATTGCTGTCTCGAGTACTCAACTTCACGTTGGCTGAGAATGGCTCACTCATATTTGAACCATTGCCACATGCCCGCCAAGTTAACGTGGAAGTGGAGGATGAATCGAATGGTTTGAAGGCATGGGCCAACCTAGCAAACTCATTCGTGGACAGCGTTCGCAGTGGGAGTTTACCTTATG ACGTCATTATATCAGTCATCAATTCTTCTTTGGATAGTCCTATTGAGTGTACATCAGGCCAACAACACAATAGCCATGACGACTTTGAGTTTAGAGATGTATTGGATGAT TTTGGAGAATGGTGGACACCCATAATCCTTGTGACTGTTCTCGGACCAGTTTTTGCTCTTCTGTTCATCATCACTGGTTGCTGTCTCTGCTGTTGTCGGTTTTGCAGCAAATGTGGTAGAGTCTTGAAACAAAAGCACAAATATAGTCATGACAAAAGGTGCATTATCCTCTTTGCAATGCTATCCAGCTGTGTTTGCCTATTATT CATTGGTGTTGTATTTGCTTTTGTTTCCAATGAGAGTGTGAATAAGAGCATccagaattttgaaaagaatGTCAACGTGGCTCTTAACAATTCTCTCAATTTTGTTGATGACATACAGATG CAAGCAAATGCAACTGTGGATAGATATGACGAAATAAACACGTTCATACAATGTCAAGTTGATA ATTCACACATTACTATTGGTAGAGTTGTTTTGGATGTATTTGAAGAAGCAGTGAATCCTTTGATAAACAGCAGTCTTGAGTTGGCTGTTG ATCTCAACAATTCCATTAGTTCACTACGGTTAGTCAATGTTACAGTAGTGAAACTGCAAAATTTGACTCAAAGGCTGCAAACAGAGTTAGATGGTCTAACGGCAATGTTTCAGACATTGGATGCCAACTGTCGTAATGCTAGTCTTGGTAGCAACTGCAATGCCATACCCACCCAATCCTACAGTGTAGTAGACTACACACTG GTTGATGATGTGACAGCAGTTTTGAATGAGCTAGAGCTAATCGGTGATATTGCAGAACCAGTCCTTGAA GCTAATGCTACCTTCTATGGTATTCCATGTGACATCAGGAATCAAATACAAGACCAAGCAAGAG AAATATTGAATCGAGCAGATGAGTTTCAAGAAACTATTAAGGGAATTGCAGATGATACAGAATTGGAGCTGAGTAAA GTTCTTGATGAAAAAGGATTCATCGGAGATATTAGAAGCCGATCTCATGATATCCAAAGCAGTCTTGACCAGTATGATACTCCACG ATATGCCATCAGTATTTTATTCTGCACGCTAACACTGATTGTGATAGTAGTTTTGACTTTGGGACTATTGTTGGGGGCCATCGGATTCAGAAGAAATGCTAAACCTTTTGAAAGAACACGGATTTCTAACTGCGGTGGTGTAACTTTGATATATTT TGGAGTACCTCTTATCTTTGTGTTTGCTGTTATTCTATTATTTCTGGCATCAATCACATTCTTTTTGGGAGCTAACATGCTCAAAGTTTGTTACTCCATTGCAGAAGATCCTCCAAATAATGATATTCCCAGCTATGAACTGTACTCACAG ATTGTGGATAACAGTGAACTATGGGGTGGATACTTACTGGGCTGGTTCATATTGGATAATTGTAGTGTACCATTGACTATGGCTGATATGTTAAA TGGGTGTAAAGCTAACCACCCTATCTATCAAGTAGCTCAACTCAGACATAGACCAAATCTTAgtttagaagaagtcaccaatATAACTAAT GAAATTCCTGACTTAGACCAGTTGTTTGCTGATCTGGAAGAGTCTATTGAATTCAGTCTTGATCAGATCCTCACTCAGGAGACACGTGACAGTCTCAACTCCTTTGCTAATGCAGGACTACAATCCATTGACTATGCTACATACATCAATAAAGTCACATCCCAAACAAGCACATTAGCTATTGACAGTACCACTGAGACACTACAAAGAGTACAGAATGGATTTATTGAATTTTCACAG CCAGCCTTAGCTAACAACACTTGGGATATTATCAATGAGATCACTAGAATCAACCAAACCACCATTGTTGAGATTTACAACAGCACT GAACTACTTGAAAGACAGATAACAATGCTAAATGAAAGTGCTATGCTATTAAAT AGAACAGTTCAGGGGATACTTGATGATGCAAATGCAACATTTGCTCAGCTTAGTGGACCGACTGGTTCTCAACTCGTGGTAAAT CAAACTAGGATAGTTTTAGAGCATTTCATTGCATATGCGACTGATTTTGCTAACtgggctataaataat TTGGAGAATGAGATTGGAAGGTGTAGACCACTTTATGCCACATACATTAATCTTTATTATGAAGTGTGTGAAGACGCTGTGGATGGAATA AATGGGTTTTGGTTAGCTATCGGATGGTGTGTTTTATTCTTCATTCCAACATTAGTATTCACTGCCTGTCTGTCATGCTACTTTAGAAGTGCTGAGAAACCAGATGCAGTCTTTGA AGACTGCATTTGTCTGGAAAATACTAGAATACCACCAG CATTGAGGCCACCTCATTGGGATCCACAGCCAGTTGGAACAAATGGCAGACCAAACATTTGTCATGTGGTTACACTTGCTAGCAATTCGGAGGAATACAATAATGCTTTGAAGACATTTCACATCACTCTTCCACCATCACTGTGTGAAATCATTGCAGTCAAGCGCATCCAAAACCCACAGTTGTATCGGAAGTACCTTACAATGAAGGCTGATATGAAAGAAAATTGTCCTGAAGATTGTCAACTAGAGAGGGAGCTGTTTCATGGCACCACAAAAAATGCATGCAATGATATCAACCACCAAGGATTCAACAAAATATTTGCTGGGAAAAATG CTACCCGCTTTGGGAAAGGAGTGTACTTCGCAGTTAAGGCTCAGTATTCTTCAAAAAAGACGTATTCCCCAGAAGATGAAAATGGCTACAAATATATTTACAGTTGTCTTGTACTAACGGGTGAGTACACAAAAGGAGACGATTCAATGACAGTACCGCCACCAAAAAATCCTACAAAAAACCCTCACATTTTGTTTGATTCCTTGGTAGACAACATGAGTAATCCTGAAATTTTTGTTGCTGCAAAAGATGAACAAGCATACCCCAATTATCTTATTGTATTCAAGATGAAAAACTGA
- the LOC136250877 gene encoding uncharacterized protein — protein MYIISLTLYIYVVICLLYLNYEINNVGAKHTYQLYIKPQEYDSGSNCPSPCLLLSDVMNEPDKYLKSNTQIFFLAGRHNLRRTIKIFQAENISLVGQHHDTVTPTISCLTKASILIKNSTNINLLNIQFTGCGVFYLLDYASIFPYIAGALVFFNCAEIQVINTKFENSIGHSIIIVNVKGTTTISKTSFFHTALQIGYRVLYSGVLVDFSPSCHSYNETKALVLQKVHFYNFNGRNFESPPRESNKIGTALTIINLPPSSNGCLGNINVSIVNSSFTNCIYYTRPLIKLELQQHANVRFLFKNVTVSRNKVIVYFQLHQIISLIQITSYETEPAYGGHQITLKYSLISDNTITGDILSYTVSGHSSTSMMKNYFYIDSCAFTHNRAVNGLVVAQYVTAFLSLKNSKFKFNRVCDIHMEPEIIHEDLLHVVTDVHIYNSATCSILTSYNSITSFTGYNEFSFNELNSNYFWMIDDYIILEENTTVNVSSNEVGNAMIEITNGGHRVDNMFPPCPIQYVSSKGNLDQQFKDEIFLNYSFVFKDNVKISKDQGTPNVLLTRTFKDCHWLPGTAFKTSHPATVAKQFVHFDNANDNVVGYPYNGCLCYKTSNITNCLTDIVGSVYPGETVEIGFKFPGIEDINSEHKLFQGILKFWNTNSSCQMKLVSPLKPQAATKQCIYFSYTVTLPPLHQNTSTECTFVHHYGTLLYNMYFVKILPCPPGFKLIHGTCSYHPKLEHVLQLTSCNIDNLTVLRPGNTWMMYSNVTRDILYVKDCPFHYCLSSSLYIQLSYPDKQCNQNRKGILCGQCSEGHSAVFGSYRCRQCSNTWLVSIAMFMMVGLLLVLCLFNIPVDLKSTNTTGLLLYASILSTTSSNLFDINKLSKSFALLPVSLLNFDLGFELCFYNGMTEYAKLWLQFAFPVYIICLTCLLTYSAAYIPFIQRLIKNNANFTPAILVLTYFFQ, from the exons ATGTATATCATCTCTTTGACACTGTATATTTATGTAGTGATCTGTCTACTGTACCTCAATTATGAGa TTAACAATGTCGGAGCAAAACATACTTACCAATTGTATATCAAGCCACAAGAATATGATTCTGGAAGTAATTGTCCAAGCCCTTGCTTGTTGCTCAGTGATGTTATGAATGAGCCTGATAAATACCTCAAATCAAACACCCAGATATTCTTTCTGGCAGGGAGGCACAATTTGAGGAGAACTATTAAAATATTTCAAGCAGAGAACATTTCACTGGTTGGACAACACCATGATACGGTGACCCCAACAATATCTTGTTTAACAAAAGCAAGTATACTCATCAAAAACTCTACTAATATTAACCTTTTAAACATACAGTTTACAGGCTGTGGCGTCTTTTATCTACTGGATTATGCAAGTATCTTTCCCTACATAGCAGGAGCACTGGTTTTTTTTAACTGTGCTGAAATACAAGTAATCAACACCAAATTTGAGAATAGCATTGGACATAGCATAATTATTGTGAATGTAAAGGGAACTACAACAATCAGTAAAACATCATTTTTTCACACTGCTCTACAAATTGGTTATCGGGTACTCTATTCAGGAGTACTAGTTGATTTTAGTCCTTCTTGTCATtcttacaatgaaacaaaggcATTAGTACTTCAAAAAGTGCACTTTTATAATTTTAATGGAAGAAATTTTGAATCTCCTCCACGTGAGTCAAATAAAATTGGTACAGCACTAACCATCATTAATTTACCTCCTTCATCAAATGGTTGTTTAGGGAACATAAATGTGAGCATTGTTAATTCTAGTTTCACCAACTGTATCTACTACACAAGACCACTAATAAAATTAGAATTACAGCAGCATGCAAATGTTAGGTTTCTATTTAAAAATGTCACTGTCAGCAGGAACAAGGTAATAGTATATTTCCAACTTCATCAAATAATATCACTTATACAGATAACAAGCTATGAGACTGAACCCGCTTACGGTGGTCATCAAATTACATTAAAGTATAGCCTGATTAGTGACAATACAATAACTGGTGATATTTTAAGTTACACAGTATCAGGACACAGTTCAACAAGTATGATGAAGAACTATTTTTACATTGACAGTTGCGCATTCACTCATAACAGAGCAGTAAATGGATTGGTAGTTGCACAATATGTAACAGCATTCCTGTCACTCAAAAATTCCAAGTTTAAATTTAACAGAGTTTGTGATATACACATGGAACCGGAAATTATACATGAGGATCTCTTACATGTTGTTACTGATGTACACATATACAACAGTGCAACATGCTCCATACTAACTAGCTATAATTCTATAACTAGTTTCACTGGATACAATGAATTCTCTTTTAATGAACTGAATTCTAACTACTTTTGGATGATAGATGATTATATAATTTTAGAAGAGAATACAACAGTCAATGTCTCATCTAATGAGGTTGGAAATGCAATGATTGAGATAACCAATGGTGGTCATAGAGTTGATAATATGTTTCCACCTTGCCCAATTCAATATGTGAGCTCCAAAGGAAACTTAGACCAGCAGTTTAAAGATGAAATTTTTCTTAACTATTCCTTTGTGTTCAAAGACAATGTTAAAATAAGCAAAGATCAAGGAACACCAAATGTATTGCTTACAAGAACATTTAAAGATTGCCACTGGCTTCCTGGAACTGCATTTAAAACTTCACACCCAGCAACAGTTGCCAAACAATTTGTACATTTTGACAATGCCAATGACAATGTGGTAGGTTATCCTTACAATGGCTGCCTTTGCTATAAAACAAGCAATATTACAAACTGTTTAACAGATATAGTTGGGTCTGTCTATCCAGGGGAAACAGTAGAGATTGGGTTTAAATTTCCAGGCATTGAAGATATAAATTCTGAACATAAATTGTTTCAAGGTATTTTAAAGTTTTGGAATACCAATTCTTCATGTCAGATGAAATTAGTTTCACCTTTAAAGCCACAGGCAGCAACTAAACAGTGTATATATTTCAGTTATACTGTCACCTTGCCACCACTACACCAAAACACATCAACAGAATGCACGTTTGTGCATCACTACGGCACATTGCTATACAACATGTACTTTGTTAAAATACTGCCATGTCCTCCTGGGTTTAAGTTGATACATGGAACTTGTTCATATCATCCTAAGCTTGAGCATGTTTTACAATTGACAAGTTGTAATATTGATAATCTAACAGTATTAAGGCCAGGAAATACATGGATGATGTACTCCAATGTAACAAGAGATATTTTATATGTGAAAGACTGTCCATTTCACTATTGTTTGTCATCTTCACTATACATACAACTTTCATATCCTGACAAGCAGTGTAACCAAAATAGAAAAGGGATCTTATGTGGACAATGTTCTGAAGGACATAGTGCAGTATTTGGGTCATACAGGTGTAGACAGTGTTCAAATACTTGGCTAGTGTCAATAGCAATGTTTATGATGGTAGGTCTACTACTGGTGTTATGCCTGTTCAATATTCCGGTTGATCTCAAGAGTACCAACACTACTGGGTTATTATTGTATGCTAGTATTTTAAGTACTACCAGTTCAAACTTGTTTGATATTAATAAGTTGTCTAAATCTTTTGCATTACTACCAGTATCATTGTTGAACTTTGACTTGGGATTTGAATTGTGCTTCTACAATGGAATGACTGAATATGCTAAACTGTGGCTCCAATTTGCTTTCCCAGTGTACATCATTTGTTTAACATGCTTGCTGACATATTCAGCAGCGTATATACCATTCATACAGAGGTTAATCAAAAACAATGCAAATTTTACTCCAGCTATTTTAGTGCTTACGTATTTCTTTCAGTAA